Part of the Yersinia hibernica genome, ATTAAAGCTAAACCTGAGCAAATAGAAAAGTTTGTCACTGAGGGTAAAGTGGCGTTTGGCTTATCGGTCGAACATATTGAGCATGCTATCCCACTGCTAATTATACAATTGCGCTAAGGGGCCACCGTGGATTACATTCATATCATTGTGGTTGCCCTGCTGACAGGGATGACCGCGCTGCTTTCTCACCGCAGCGTCGCCGTGTTCCATGACGGCATCCGCCCCATTTTGCCGCAATTGGTTGAGGGGAATATGAGCCGGCGTGAAGCGGGCAGTATTGCTTTCGGCCTCAGTGTCGGCTTTATTGCCTCGGTGGGTATCTCATTTACTCTCTCCACCGGTTTACTTAACTCTTGGTTGCTGTTTTTGCCAACAGACATCATTGGCGTATTGGCTATCAATAGTTATTTGGCTTTCGCACTTGGAGCTGCTTGGGGGATTTTAGCGCTCACCAGCTTACCCGCCGTTAACACCGCACTGACCTCATTACCGGTGAACTTTATTGGCTCACTGGGGGAGTTGAGCAGCCCGGTTATTTCCGCCTTTGCCCTGTTCCCCTTAGTGGCTATTTTCTATCAATTTGGCTGGAAAACGGCGGTCGTTTCTGCCTTTATCGTGCTGCTAACCCGCTTACTGATTACTCGTTTTACCGGGCTATTCCCTGAATCCATTGAAATTTTCGTCGGTATGATTCTGCTTATCGGCATCGCTATCGCGCAAGACTTAAAAGCAAAAACCCACCTGGGAGGGGGTGGCGGGCACTCTGTTTTCGAGGAGCGAACCCAGCGAATAATTAAAAACCTGCCCATGTTAGCCATCGTTGGCGGGTTAATCTCTGCGGTGGCGAGCATGAAAATCTTCGGCGGCAGTGAAGTGTCCATCTACACACTGGCTAAAGCCTATGCGCCGGGCATCACCCCTGAAGAATCATTAGCATTAATCCATCAAGCATCATTGGCCGAGTTTATGCGCGGCCTCGGCTTTGTACCACTTATAGCCACCACCGCATTGGCCACTGGGGTTTATGCCGTCGCCGGCTTTACATTTGTGTTTGTGGTTGGTTATTTGGTGCCGAACCCATTACTGGCTGGGATAATTGGGGCGGTTGTTATATCGCTGGAAGTGCTGATGTTGCGCTCCATCGGCAAATGGCTGGGCCGTTTCCCCTCCGTGCGCAATGCTTCCGACAATATTCGTAACGCGATGAATTTGTTGATGGAATATGCCCTGTTAATCGGTGCTATTTTCGCGTCAATCAAAATGGCTGGCTATACCGGCTTTACTATCACCACGGCACTGTATTTCCTCAACGAGGCTATTGGCCGTCCGGTAATGAAGATTGCCGCCCCGGTCGTGGCAGTGATTATCGCCGGCATTGTGCTAAATCTGTTCTATTGGCTGGGATTATTCGTACCCGTGTGATCAACCTAATTCATTGATTTTTATTTTTAATATGTAAAAAAAGCCCGTTTGTGTAAACACAACGGGCTTTTTATTGCTGACCAAAGATGCAGAAATTAAATCGCTTCTTC contains:
- a CDS encoding YhfT family protein, whose amino-acid sequence is MDYIHIIVVALLTGMTALLSHRSVAVFHDGIRPILPQLVEGNMSRREAGSIAFGLSVGFIASVGISFTLSTGLLNSWLLFLPTDIIGVLAINSYLAFALGAAWGILALTSLPAVNTALTSLPVNFIGSLGELSSPVISAFALFPLVAIFYQFGWKTAVVSAFIVLLTRLLITRFTGLFPESIEIFVGMILLIGIAIAQDLKAKTHLGGGGGHSVFEERTQRIIKNLPMLAIVGGLISAVASMKIFGGSEVSIYTLAKAYAPGITPEESLALIHQASLAEFMRGLGFVPLIATTALATGVYAVAGFTFVFVVGYLVPNPLLAGIIGAVVISLEVLMLRSIGKWLGRFPSVRNASDNIRNAMNLLMEYALLIGAIFASIKMAGYTGFTITTALYFLNEAIGRPVMKIAAPVVAVIIAGIVLNLFYWLGLFVPV